One genomic window of Paramormyrops kingsleyae isolate MSU_618 chromosome 20, PKINGS_0.4, whole genome shotgun sequence includes the following:
- the c20h10orf88 gene encoding ATPase PAAT, with protein MANECQMSRSDALVSGQPSWAYGSAGTQLSDVIQPVRESGTVELTQLYSETSVEKGPVYLVQEEGSTPCLLSLRCPPECRDIITSLLVISEARTMEVYSGTGEYCGTCRGEPDPGLYLGSAEERTPLYKKHLILEYPSPSCEVKLLSLGGRTRVGVSRVVLGLKTADTQEGSPPAPGPGIDLRRVRAMVGSMGTALSPGAQSLMHLVQFQQQSKMDVLGGFVPLLMGGGSLASVVKGAPEPEGGGGTVRHTGIPGPAEGGVLQDDQPRSSGRPGLPNGNIEGPELARAVSSLLSGHPGQNPDLLSAVRAVCGQVGGLHIEDDAQKCCPSPGPRQEHSCCRSLEQALEQRLQEMERRLTQHIDQRLDSLQHGLERTLLAGLHTALLPRGTEDITSAGCHCSAGLLNGGS; from the exons ATGGCCAATGAATGCCAGATGTCACGAAGCGATGCCCTAGTCTCCGGGCAGCCGTCCTGGGCTTATGGATCTGCCGGGACTCAGCTCTCCGATGTTATACAGCCGGTCCGTGAGAGCGGCACCGTGGAGCTCACACAGCTGTACTCCGAGACCTCAGTCGA GAAAGGTCCAGTTTACTTGGTACAGGAAGAGGGATCGACGCCGTGTTTACTCAGTTTGCGATGCCCCCCGGAATGCAGAGACATTATAACCAGTCTACTGGTGATTAGCGAAGCCCGGACTATGGAAGTGTACTCTGGGACGGGGGAGTACTGCGGTACGTGCCGTGGAGAACCAGATCCCGGTTTGTACCTCGGCAG TGCTGAAGAAAGAACCCCCCTCTATAAGAAACACCTAATATTAGAGTATCCATCGCCGTCGTGTGAAGTGAAG CTGCTGTCTCTGGGTGGGCGAACAAGGGTGGGGGTCAGCCGAGTCGTGCTGGGCCTGAAGACAGCCGACACGCAGGAAGGCTCCCCGCCGGCCCCGGGGCCGGGCATCGACCTGCGTCGCGTGCGGGCCATGGTCGGCTCCATGGGCACTGCCCTCTCCCCCGGGGCTCAGAGCCTGATGCATCTGGTGCAGTTCCAGCAGCAG AGTAAGATGGATGTCCTGGGTGGGTTTGTGCCCCTGCTCATGGGTGGGGGATCCCTGGCCTCTGTGGTCAAAGGAGCCCCCGAGCCTGAAGGCGGGGGAGGTACAGTGAGACACACGGGCATCCCGGGGCCTGCTGAAGGGGGCGTGTTACAGGACGATCAGCCACGATCCAGCGGACGGCCCGGGCTCCCCAACGGAAACATCGAGGGCCCCGAGCTGGCCAGGGCAGTGTCATCCCTGCTGAGCGGTCACCCGGGGCAGAACCCCGACCTGCTCTCGGCCGTGCGGGCAGTTTGTGGGCAGGTGGGCGGACTCCACATTGAGGACGACGCCCAGAAGTGTTGTCCATCACCAGGCCCACG ACAGGAGCACTCGTGCTGCAGGAGCCTGGAGCAGGCTTTGGAACAGCGGCTGCAGGAAATGGAGAGAAGGCTCACCCAGCACATCGACCAGCGGCTGGACTCCCTGCAGCACGGCCTGGAGCGCACCCTGCTGGCCGGTCTGCACACAGCACTCCTGCCCCGTGGCACCGAGGACATTACCTCTGCTGGCTGCCACTGCAGCGCAGGCCTGCTAAACGGCGGGTCGTGA